The following are encoded together in the Parambassis ranga chromosome 20, fParRan2.1, whole genome shotgun sequence genome:
- the rrs1 gene encoding ribosome biogenesis regulatory protein homolog, whose protein sequence is MAACSVEELLAKAEQEEAEKLKSITVLKELELDFDIGNLLACDKNRIESRDFREQKKEDFLRSLARDNTQLLINEIWKQPTERVEEAIVAKLPEPTIPLPREKPPPKPRPPTRWEQFAKLKGIQKKKKTNLVWDETAKEWRRRWGYKRANDNTKDWMAEVPETADPNEDQFAKRIKAKKERVAKNEFNRLKNIARAQKVKVPGVGLTPKTKQSKDELGRAVSVAKTSTASMGRFQDSLPKEKRAKNTGKKRKFEPLIGDFSNERQKQLELLKVMDSKKPKLDITKAVNKQMREDDREEAAARHKKGKKGRQGNMSGKPRGKGGKGKGGRPAGGRPGGGKKKGKPGKH, encoded by the coding sequence ATGGCTGCGTGCAGTGTGGAGGAGCTGTTGGCTAAAGCGGAGCAAGAAGAGGCCGAAAAGCTGAAAAGTATCACAGTCCtgaaggagctggagctggactTTGACATCGGAAACCTGCTGGCTTGTGACAAAAACCGCATCGAGTCGAGGGACTTTAGGGAGCAAAAGAAGGAGGACTTCCTCCGGTCTTTAGCTCGAGACAACACGCAGCTTCTCATCAACGAAATATGGAAACAACCCACGGAGAGAGTCGAGGAGGCGATAGTGGCCAAGCTGCCGGAGCCGACCATCCCGCTGCCCAGAGAGAAGCCGCCTCCGAAGCCCAGACCTCCTACAAGATGGGAGCAGTTCGCTAAACTGAAGGgcatccagaagaagaagaagactaaCCTGGTGTGGGATGAGACGGCGAAGGAGTGGAGGAGGCGCTGGGGATACAAGAGGGCCAACGACAACACCAAGGACTGGATGGCTGAGGTGCCAGAAACCGCAGACCCGAATGAGGACCAGTTTGCCAAACGCATCAAAGCCAAGAAGGAGAGGGTGGCCAAGAACGAGTTCAACAGGCTGAAGAACATCGCCAGGGCGCAGAAAGTCAAAGTCCCGGGTGTGGGTCTGACACCAAAGACCAAGCAGTCCAAAGACGAGCTGGGCAGAGCCGTGAGTGTGGCCAAAACCTCCACAGCGTCCATGGGGAGGTTCCAGGACAGCCTGCCCAAAGAGAAACGGGCCAAGAACACAGGCAAGAAGCGCAAGTTTGAGCCCCTCATCGGTGACTTTTCAAACGAGAGGcagaagcagctggagctgctgaAAGTCATGGACAGCAAGAAACCCAAGCTGGACATCACCAAGGCTGTCAACAAACAGATGAGAGAGGACGACAGGGAGGAAGCTGCGGCCAGACACAAGAAGGGGAAGAAGGGACGGCAAGGCAACATGTCAGGGAAGCCCAGAGGCAAGGGGGGCAAAGGAAAGGGAGGGAGACCTGCAGGGGGCAGACCTGGAGGGGGGAAGAAGAAAGGCAAACCTGGGAAGCACTGA